The DNA sequence CGGTCTGTTTTTTCCCGGACAACCCGTTTGGCGCCTACACCCCGCCCCTGCCCTTTGACCTTATTGGCGCCTATGACCTGTTTGTCTCAAAGGACACCTATTTCGAGGAAGAATTTGAAACCTATGGCTTCGATAACGTGGTCGCCCTTCCCCACGCCTATGACCCCTCGGAATTTGAAACCGAATTTACGGACGATGAACTAGAGCCTTTTCGCGCGGACGTGGCCTTTATCGGGGGCTTTCATCCCTTTCGCGAGCGAATCTTCTCGGGGCTCACCGATGAGGGCGTGAATTTTAGAATCTGGGGCCCGCGCTGGGTGAAGGCTACTGACCCGTGGATCAAAAATCGCGTTCATATGGAGCGGGCCCTCGACCGGGTGGAAAAACTAAAGGTCCTCAAGGCAAGCAAAATCCTTATCAACCTCCAGCACGGGGGCGGCGCCCTTTACTGGCCGGACGACAAGGTGGTTCAGTACATGGGCGCTGGGGCACTCATGATCGTCAACGACCGGCGAGATTTGGGGCTCATCTTCGAGCGCGGAGAGGAGATTCTCACTTATCAAAAAAAAGAAGAACTCCAGACCCTTATCCGCGAGTATCTGGAAAACGAGCCAAAGCGCCTTGAAATCGCTCAAAAGGGGCAGGCCCGCGCCCGGCGCGACCACACGACAGCCGTGCGCTTCGAGCAAATTTTGACTCTCCTGGCCGAGCGAGGGCTTCCAGCGGGAGGAAGTTAACCCATAGTGTGGCGCACATCTTATGTTTCGGTTATCTTTTCAGCACCCGCCCATATAACAAAAGGAACCACTTCGCCCCATGAACAAGACACGCGATCTTTCTTATGATGAGGTAAAGGATCACCTCGCCATCCGCATCAGGGCGCACACCGAGTTCGCCAATTTTCAGCTTGAAAACTGGTTCACCGAGAATCTGCGTATCCCGGCAGGCGGGGCGCTTCTTGAGATTGGCTGCGGTGACGGCAACTGGTTCGAGACCTGGGCAAGCGCTTTGGGTGCCAATGGATTCATCACGGGGGTCGACAAGAACGATGAATTAATTTCTCGTGCGGCAGCGCGGGATGTTGCCTGTCGAAAGCTGTTGATGAAAATGGATTTCAATGACCTCTCGGCCTTCCTGCCCGAGACTTTTGACTGCGCCATCGCGCCTTACTCGATTTACTACGCCGATGACGCAAGAGAGACCATGGGAGCGATTCGAAATTTACTTAAAGAGGGTGCAAGCGCTTATCTTGTCGGACCTACCGAGCAGAACGCCGAGGAGCTGTATCAACTCAACGAGCTCATCTTCGGTTTCGAGAGCGACGATCCGACGAAGCGGCGCGCCTGCCGCATTGAGGAAGAGTTTTTACCGGCAGCGAAGGATCTTTTCACCGAGGCCACGAGCCAGCGCGTACCTCGGCTTATTGAATTCCCCACGCTCGATCATTACTTTGAATACTACAGGGCAACGCTTCTTTACCGCGAATCGTGTAAAAAAGCGGGCCGGACGCCTGAGGCTGGCGAGATTGTGGCCTGTGGCTGGGACAACCTCAATCTCTCGAAGGAAGTTGTTGTCGTCGAGGCGCGCCGCTAAGGTCGAAAAATTCCAGGCAGCCCGTGCGCTATTGTTGAAAGGAGAATCGTCATCGCCAAGGCAGGCTCGTTGCTCGTTGTTGCTCCGCACCCGGACGATGAAACACTCGGCCCCGGGGGCACCCTTCTTCGCCGCGCAGTGGAGGGCTGGGATCTCCACTGGCTCCTTATAACGAACGGGCAGCACTCAGGCGGCGAGGCATCAAGCGATAAACGGGGAGGCGAGATCGATGCCGTGGCCGGGGCGTATGGTTTCAAGAGCGTGCGCCGTATGAACATGCCAGTGTCGGAGCTGCATCAAGTTCCCGAAACGGACCTCTACGAAGGAATCGCCGGGGCGATTCGCGAAGCCGAGCCCTCGGAGATAATGCTCCCCTTCAGGAGCGACGCCCATAGCGACCACCTGGCTGTTGCCGCAATTGGCTGGTCTTGCACAAAGTCATTTCGCTTCCCATCGATACGGCGGGTGCTGATGTACGACACACCCTCGGAGACCGATTTCTCGCACCCGGGCGACCCGTTCATTCCCAACGTGCTGGTGGACATCACCGGGCAGCTAGACCGCAAGATCGAGATCATGGGTTTCTATGAGAGCGAGCTAAAGACCCACCCCTTTCCCCGCTCCGAGCAGGCATTGAGGGCGCGTGCAACGCTTTATGGTGCCATGGCGGGTTGCGAGGCCGCCGAGGGTTTCATGCTCATGCGGGATATCGACCGCCTCTAATCGTCATTCGTATTCAGAGATTTCCACCAGGTTTTCGTCCGGATCGCGAATATAGACCGACATTATCGGGCCCTTGGCCCCTGATTTCGAAACCGGCCCCATCTCGATTGGAATCCCGGCCTCATTGAGTTGACGCACAACCTCGCTTAGCGGCTCTCCGCTGATCAGGCAAAAATCTCCCGCACCTGCGACAGGCGATTTGGCATTTGGCTCAAACTCCTTGCCCACCTGATGGAGATTGATCTTCTGGTGGCCAAATAATAGCGCCCACCTTCTGCCGCCAAATTTCGCCGCCTTCATTCCCAGGACTCGCTCGTAAAACGCGCAGGTGTCCGGAATCGAGCGCACAGTCAAAACAAAATGATCGATGATGGTAATCTTCATCCGTTAACCCTCCGTCGCGTTAGATTTCAAGTCTATTTTTATCATCTCGGATAATCCCACACAGGTCTATAAATTGCGCATATTTCATATTTTTTCATAGGGATTGGACAGGGAGGGACGTGAATCAGTACACTCGTTTCAAGATTAGATGCAGGCACACTACGGAGGAAAATGGATGCCATCTCCCGCAGAACTCGTGGATTGGGTTACAGACGCCCGGGACCGCACACTCGAACTCGTCGCCGACCTTTCGGACGACCAGCTCATCGGCCCCAAACTCATTTGCGTAAACCCCCTGCTATGGGAAATCGGCCACATGGCCTGGTTCCAGGGCAAGTGGCTACTCCGAGGCATCAACAATCGAGAGCCCGTTCTTAAAAACGAGGATGAACTCTACGACTCGATGGAAATCCATCACCATACGAGGTGGGATCTTCCCCTCCCGCCCCGGAAGGACACATACGCCTACATGGACAAGGTGGTGGAAAACGTTCTCAAGCGCGTCGAGAGCGGAACGCTAACCGAAGAGGAGGCCTACCATGTTCGCTACGGTGTGCACCACGAAGACATGCACACCGAGGCGTTCTCCTACACGCGCCAGACACTAGGCTATCCCGTTCCCGAAGGGCTCATCGAGTACACTGACAAAACGCGGACTAAAGAGGACATTGGAGGCGGCCCCCTTCCCGGCGACGCGAAGATTCCAGGCGGCACCTACATGCTCGGTGCACCGAAGGATGAATCCTTTGCCTTCGACAACGAAAAATGGGCGCATCCGGTCGAGATCGCACCCTTTGCCATTGCAAAAGCCGCTGTCACCCAAGCCGAATTCGCCGAATTTGTGGATGACAGGGGATACGAAAAAGAAAACCTCTGGAGTAAAGAGGGATGGGAGTGGCGCGGCGAGGAGGACTCACAGCACCCTGTTCATTGGCGGCTCGGCGCCGATGGCTGGGAGCGGAGAAACTTTGATCAGTGGGTGCCGCTAGAGCCGCATCGACCTGTAATTCACGTGAATTTCTTTGAAGTTGAGGCCTATTGCCGCTGGGCGGGCCGCCGCCTTCCCACCGAGGCGGAGTGGGAGCTTGCCGCCTCAAGCGAGCCGAACGATTCGGGCACGGGCTTCACCGACCGCAAGAGGCAATACCCCTGGGGGGATGAGCCACCCCGGCCCGAGCTGGCCAATCTCGACTGGCGTCACATGGGCTGCGTTGACGTAGGCGCTTTTCCAAAGAGCGACAGCGCCTTTGGCTGCCGCCAAATGCTGGGCAACGTATGGGAGTGGACGAGTAGCGTATTTGCCCCCTTCCCAGGATTCGTCGTGGACCCCTACAAGGATTATTCGGAGCCTTGGTTCTACTCGCGCCGCGTTCTTAGAGGTGGTGCCTGGCCAACCCGCTCCCGTTTAACGCGAAATTTGTACCGGAATTATTTCACGCCCGAGCGCAAAGATGTTTGGGCGGGATTCCGCACCTGCGCCAGATAAAAGGCGCCACCTGGACAAATGAAAATATCTTTGATCACACCGGCCCCGCCTCGCTCCCGCAAGGGAAACCGCGTCACTGCGGTTCGGTGGTCGCGCCACCTCAGGGACCTGGGCCACACCGTCCACATCGATGAGGAATACACTGGCCGCGATTGCGATATTCTCGTTGCCCTTCACGCCAAACGGAGTTTTGCCTCCGCCAAGCGCTTCAAAGATGCGCACCCAGATCTGCCCTTGATCGTCGCACTCACGGGCACCGACCTTTACAAGGATATCCTCACCGACACTGGCGCCCAACAATCCCTCGAAATGGCGGATCGGCTGATCGTCCTTCAGGCGATGGGCACCAGCGAGCTTCCCAAACGCCACCGGGCGAAAACGCGGGTTATCGTTCAGTCCATCGAAGCGCCTGCCGGTAATTACAAGCCTCGAAAAAATTCTTTCAATGTATGCGTCATTGGCCACATGAGAGAGGTCAAGGACCCGTTCCGTGCGGCGGAGGCCTCCCGGTTGCTTGCCCGGTCCTCGAAAATTGAGGTGATGCAAATCGGTGGCGCGCTCAGCAAGGACATGGAAGTTCGAGCACTCAAAGAGGCAAAATCAAATCCGCGCTATAGCTGGGTTGGCGAGGTACCCCGCTGGAAGGTGCTCCGGCTGCTCTCAAAAAGCCGTCTTCACGTCCTGAGCTCCGAGATGGAGGGCGGGGCCAATGCCCTTTGCGAGGCCATTGCCTGCTCGGTGCCCACGCTCGCCTCGCGCATATCGGGCTCCATCGGACTTCTAGGAGAAGACTATCCGGGCTACTTTGAGTTAAAGGACACCAAAGGTCTCGCATCGATGCTAGAGCGGGCTGAAAACGACCCCGGTTTCTACAAAGAGCTCAAGACGTGGACGAGGCGGATTAAGCGCATCGTCTCCCCCGCAAATGAGACCCGTTGCTGGAAGATGCTTGTTAAAGAATTGGCTGTCTGAGGTTTTTTTAAGCAATTTTCAAGAACAACACAGCAAACTTTTTCTCACCATCCGTCCAGACCTTCTCGGTTTGAAAACCCTGCCCAGCCGCAAACTCCGAAAAATCTTTTATGTCGTACTTATGCGAATTTTCGGTGTGAATGGTTTCGCCTTTCTTAAAGGAAATTGTTTTGCCACCAAGGCGCACGCTCTGCGGGGCTTGGCTAATCAGATAGCTCTCAACGCGCCGAACCTCAGAATTGTAGAAAGCCCGGAAATCAAAACTCTCGACATTGAAATCAGCCCCAAGTTCCCGATTCATGCGGACAAGAAGGTTTTTGTTAAACTCTTCCGTCACGCCGAGACTATCATTGTAGGCAGCCTCGATAGTTTCCACCTCCTTGATGAGATCGATGCCGAGAAGCAACCCGCCTCCCCCACCACATGTCGCCGCCATATTGCCGAGCAAATCTTCGGCCTCATCGGGTGTGAGGTTGCCAATCGTCGAGCCGGGAAAATAGGCAATGGCTCGCCGAGCCGGGCGGCTAAATACGGGCAGGCTAAATGGCGCCAAAAAATTAGCGCAAATGGGCACAAATTCAATGTGAGGGAATTCCCGAGCCAGGCCTTCTGTCGAATTCAAAAGAAATTCCCTTGAAATTTCCACGGGCACACAAGCCACCGGGTCATCGAGGGCCTCAAGCAACATATGGGTCTTGAGAGCAGAGCCGATTCCGTATTCGACAATGGCGCATTCGGGCCCCATGACCTCTGCCATCTCATTTGCACGCTCGCGCATGATGGCGATTTCGGTTCGCGTCGGATAGTACTCATCGAGCTCACAAATCCGCGAAAATATCTCGGAGCCCTGCTCGTCATAAATAAACTTGCAGGGCAACGTTTTCTGAGGCTTCTGGAGTCCTTCGAGCGCTTCTTCTAAAAAATTATCCGCCGTGGGCTCATAGTCAATTAGCCTGATCTTAAATTCAGGACCCAAAACAAACTCCTGTAAAAAAACCCGCAATTGCTCGCGGGCAAGCGAAACATCGGAGAAATAGCGGATTCAACGGCCACCCGATAATATCAAAAAAGCTTAATCGGTCACAGAAAGTTTCAACGAAATTCAAGATATCATATTGAGGGGTCAGTACAACCCAAACCCTAGATTTCATTTTCATCAAGAGCGCCCAGCGTCGCAAAGCGCTCATTCATCCAAATAAAATTTCCATTTAAACGCTTTAGGGCATCGGCTTGAGGCGCAGGCCCTCGGAGACAAGAAACCGCTCGAGAAGATCAAAACCCCCTTGAACCAGCAGGGCGAGCCCCGCCGCTGGAACCGCACCCTCGAGAATGAGGCCCACGTCGTCCAGGCGTATGCCCGTGAGAATGGGCTGGCCGAACCCGCCTGCGCCAATCAGCGCGCCCAGCGTTGCCGTCCCCACATTGATGACCGCCGAGGTTTTCACCCCCGCCAAAATAGCCCGGGAAGCGAGGGGCAACTCCACCAACCGCAGCCGCGCCCGCACGGGCAGGCCGAGCGCCTCGGCCGACTCCCGGAGCCCGACAGGAATATCATGCAGGCCAGCGTAGGTGTTCCTCACGATGGGAAGCAGGCTGTATAAAAACAGCGCCATCATCGCCGGCGGCCCCCCGATTCCTAAAAGCGGAATCATGAACACCAAAAGGGCGAGAGATGGAATGGTCTGTATAATACCAACAACACCCAAGATGACTTGGCCCGCCAATGGGCTCCGCGCGGCCCATATCCCCAGTGGAATCGAGACGAGTATCGCGGCGAGAAGCGAGATGACGACCAGATAGAGGTGATCCCGCGCGTTTCGCATCAACCGCCGCCAGGGGGAGATCACGCGTGACTTCGACACAACGCCAAAAGCGTCCGCCAGAAATTCAGAAGCCACTCGGCTCTCGGCCACCTTGTCGATCTTTGCCCGGGCGTTCATGCGAATCATGGGGCCCTCGCCGATTCGGCCCCCCAGTCTGAGGAAGGAGCGCACGGCCTTGGGCGCTCTTTTTTTCAGGTCCGCCCGGTAGAGAATCACCGCATCGTAGCGGGGAAAGAAATTCAAATCGTCCCCGAGCGTGAACAGATCGTAATACTTGATGTCGGCATCGGTTGCATAGAGATCGATCAGATGAATATCCCCGCCCTCGAGCGCCCGGTAGGCGAGGTTGTGGTCCAGCCCGCGGACGGATAGCTGCGGCAGGCGGTAGCGCGCCTTGAGGCTGGGCCATCCGTCCCCCCTGTCCATAAATTCGTTCGAGAAGCCGAATTTGAGTTCCGGGTGTTT is a window from the Nitrospinaceae bacterium genome containing:
- the egtB gene encoding ergothioneine biosynthesis protein EgtB translates to MPSPAELVDWVTDARDRTLELVADLSDDQLIGPKLICVNPLLWEIGHMAWFQGKWLLRGINNREPVLKNEDELYDSMEIHHHTRWDLPLPPRKDTYAYMDKVVENVLKRVESGTLTEEEAYHVRYGVHHEDMHTEAFSYTRQTLGYPVPEGLIEYTDKTRTKEDIGGGPLPGDAKIPGGTYMLGAPKDESFAFDNEKWAHPVEIAPFAIAKAAVTQAEFAEFVDDRGYEKENLWSKEGWEWRGEEDSQHPVHWRLGADGWERRNFDQWVPLEPHRPVIHVNFFEVEAYCRWAGRRLPTEAEWELAASSEPNDSGTGFTDRKRQYPWGDEPPRPELANLDWRHMGCVDVGAFPKSDSAFGCRQMLGNVWEWTSSVFAPFPGFVVDPYKDYSEPWFYSRRVLRGGAWPTRSRLTRNLYRNYFTPERKDVWAGFRTCAR
- a CDS encoding ABC transporter permease subunit — protein: MKSLGGLVVLVLFLIAAPGPAVGQEVTVASKTFTESVVLGELLSALIRDSGAASRHRRELGGTRILWSALLSGEIDVYPEYTGTISQEILAGENLKTEPEVRAALKKRGVLMSRPLGFNNTYAMGMKKETAGRLGIRTISDLRKHPELKFGFSNEFMDRGDGWPSLKARYRLPQLSVRGLDHNLAYRALEGGDIHLIDLYATDADIKYYDLFTLGDDLNFFPRYDAVILYRADLKKRAPKAVRSFLRLGGRIGEGPMIRMNARAKIDKVAESRVASEFLADAFGVVSKSRVISPWRRLMRNARDHLYLVVISLLAAILVSIPLGIWAARSPLAGQVILGVVGIIQTIPSLALLVFMIPLLGIGGPPAMMALFLYSLLPIVRNTYAGLHDIPVGLRESAEALGLPVRARLRLVELPLASRAILAGVKTSAVINVGTATLGALIGAGGFGQPILTGIRLDDVGLILEGAVPAAGLALLVQGGFDLLERFLVSEGLRLKPMP
- a CDS encoding class I SAM-dependent methyltransferase — protein: MNKTRDLSYDEVKDHLAIRIRAHTEFANFQLENWFTENLRIPAGGALLEIGCGDGNWFETWASALGANGFITGVDKNDELISRAAARDVACRKLLMKMDFNDLSAFLPETFDCAIAPYSIYYADDARETMGAIRNLLKEGASAYLVGPTEQNAEELYQLNELIFGFESDDPTKRRACRIEEEFLPAAKDLFTEATSQRVPRLIEFPTLDHYFEYYRATLLYRESCKKAGRTPEAGEIVACGWDNLNLSKEVVVVEARR
- a CDS encoding TIGR04348 family glycosyltransferase, with the protein product MKISLITPAPPRSRKGNRVTAVRWSRHLRDLGHTVHIDEEYTGRDCDILVALHAKRSFASAKRFKDAHPDLPLIVALTGTDLYKDILTDTGAQQSLEMADRLIVLQAMGTSELPKRHRAKTRVIVQSIEAPAGNYKPRKNSFNVCVIGHMREVKDPFRAAEASRLLARSSKIEVMQIGGALSKDMEVRALKEAKSNPRYSWVGEVPRWKVLRLLSKSRLHVLSSEMEGGANALCEAIACSVPTLASRISGSIGLLGEDYPGYFELKDTKGLASMLERAENDPGFYKELKTWTRRIKRIVSPANETRCWKMLVKELAV
- the egtD gene encoding L-histidine N(alpha)-methyltransferase, producing MRLIDYEPTADNFLEEALEGLQKPQKTLPCKFIYDEQGSEIFSRICELDEYYPTRTEIAIMRERANEMAEVMGPECAIVEYGIGSALKTHMLLEALDDPVACVPVEISREFLLNSTEGLAREFPHIEFVPICANFLAPFSLPVFSRPARRAIAYFPGSTIGNLTPDEAEDLLGNMAATCGGGGGLLLGIDLIKEVETIEAAYNDSLGVTEEFNKNLLVRMNRELGADFNVESFDFRAFYNSEVRRVESYLISQAPQSVRLGGKTISFKKGETIHTENSHKYDIKDFSEFAAGQGFQTEKVWTDGEKKFAVLFLKIA
- a CDS encoding glycosyltransferase, translating into MKVLFCTNDQSFQPSNEPYGFYLGIQSLGHDVEIFYYRKKSFFYSNFRKQWVRWMNNQLAEKCIREGFDMLLVHRGGYVAAKTLERIRKESRCRTVCFFPDNPFGAYTPPLPFDLIGAYDLFVSKDTYFEEEFETYGFDNVVALPHAYDPSEFETEFTDDELEPFRADVAFIGGFHPFRERIFSGLTDEGVNFRIWGPRWVKATDPWIKNRVHMERALDRVEKLKVLKASKILINLQHGGGALYWPDDKVVQYMGAGALMIVNDRRDLGLIFERGEEILTYQKKEELQTLIREYLENEPKRLEIAQKGQARARRDHTTAVRFEQILTLLAERGLPAGGS
- a CDS encoding PIG-L family deacetylase codes for the protein MLVVAPHPDDETLGPGGTLLRRAVEGWDLHWLLITNGQHSGGEASSDKRGGEIDAVAGAYGFKSVRRMNMPVSELHQVPETDLYEGIAGAIREAEPSEIMLPFRSDAHSDHLAVAAIGWSCTKSFRFPSIRRVLMYDTPSETDFSHPGDPFIPNVLVDITGQLDRKIEIMGFYESELKTHPFPRSEQALRARATLYGAMAGCEAAEGFMLMRDIDRL
- a CDS encoding VOC family protein is translated as MKITIIDHFVLTVRSIPDTCAFYERVLGMKAAKFGGRRWALLFGHQKINLHQVGKEFEPNAKSPVAGAGDFCLISGEPLSEVVRQLNEAGIPIEMGPVSKSGAKGPIMSVYIRDPDENLVEISEYE